In Vibrio bathopelagicus, the following are encoded in one genomic region:
- a CDS encoding class I adenylate cyclase produces MQAYTQTLIQRLDNLNQQRIDRALALMNVQGQRVFNLIPALFHFNHPMMPGYYDQQVPFGIHSFMLNEFQKQFVSDTELTLGGKLTESSDPAILGLYTMGSTSSIGQSTSSDLDIWVCVSPDMDGAARDSLTNKCLLITDWAETLGVEANFFLMDEQRFRSNHSEEMTGDNCGSSQHLLLLDEFYRSAVRLAGQRLLWQIIPPEMEECYDEYVQGLCQDGYLDCSQWIDFGKLNRIPAEEYFGSNLWQLYKSIDSPYKSVLKAILLEAYSWEYPNTQLLSIDTKRRFFADEPDLYGMDSYYLMLEKVTRYLERINDHTRLDLVRRCFYLKTHEKLSREAGMGSVAWRREALTEMTQSWNWGHDTIAELDNRRNWKVEQVKVVHHALLDALMLSYRNLIQFARRNDITSAISPQDISILARKLYAAFEVLPGKVTLLNPQISPDLHEPDLSFIEVRQGQSNKAGWYLYKQPLVAHRILGQPSLEHHEYLSKLVAWSFFNGLITESTRLHSVVRDAHIDIDKFYQMVSDLRNTFSLRKRRPSMQALASPCEISQLAMFINFEKDPTSELSSRELKVDLKNADIFSFGEEGKSLVGSVDLVYRNSWHEVRTLHFQGDTAMLDALKTVLGKMHQDALPPESVDVFCYSKNLRGVMRNMVYQLLAECIDLRLKPIEPEKRRRFKAIRLANKMFGLFFERRGVSVQMLENSVDFYRSISSNKLKGSPLLMLDKEQEYQLPEVVDGFASEGLIQFFFEDTDKGFNIYVLDESNQVEAYHQYNGEKDEMIASVNSFYTSVKDESKLSSKLINFNLPQYYQIIHPEEGNSYVVPYRNDSILSSRSSKIVNI; encoded by the coding sequence CGATTAGACAATCTAAATCAACAGCGTATTGATCGTGCGTTGGCGTTGATGAATGTCCAAGGCCAACGAGTTTTTAACCTTATTCCCGCACTTTTTCATTTCAATCATCCAATGATGCCCGGTTATTATGACCAACAAGTTCCTTTTGGAATACATAGCTTCATGCTTAATGAATTCCAAAAGCAATTTGTCTCTGATACCGAATTAACGTTGGGTGGCAAGCTAACCGAGTCTTCTGACCCCGCAATTCTTGGCCTGTATACCATGGGCAGCACTTCTTCTATTGGCCAAAGCACTTCAAGTGACCTTGATATATGGGTTTGTGTGTCACCAGATATGGACGGTGCCGCGCGCGATAGCTTAACTAATAAATGTTTGCTTATTACCGACTGGGCTGAAACCTTAGGTGTGGAAGCTAACTTCTTCTTGATGGATGAACAGCGTTTCCGTTCGAATCATTCAGAAGAAATGACCGGTGATAACTGTGGTTCCTCACAACACTTGTTACTGCTTGATGAATTCTATCGCTCTGCTGTTCGCTTGGCGGGGCAGCGCCTCTTGTGGCAAATCATTCCGCCAGAAATGGAAGAGTGCTACGACGAGTATGTTCAAGGCTTGTGTCAGGACGGTTATCTTGATTGCTCGCAGTGGATAGACTTCGGCAAGCTGAACCGCATTCCTGCTGAAGAGTACTTCGGGTCTAACCTATGGCAGCTTTATAAGAGTATTGACTCACCATACAAATCGGTTTTGAAGGCGATTCTGTTAGAAGCTTATTCATGGGAATACCCAAATACCCAACTGCTTAGTATTGATACCAAGCGTCGCTTCTTTGCGGATGAACCTGATCTATATGGCATGGATAGCTACTATCTGATGCTTGAGAAGGTGACTCGTTATCTCGAACGTATCAACGATCACACTCGATTGGATTTGGTGAGACGCTGTTTCTACCTAAAGACTCACGAGAAGTTGTCGCGAGAAGCGGGAATGGGATCGGTAGCGTGGCGTCGCGAAGCCTTAACCGAGATGACTCAATCTTGGAATTGGGGACATGACACTATTGCTGAGCTCGATAACCGCCGTAACTGGAAGGTTGAGCAGGTTAAAGTGGTGCACCATGCGCTGCTTGACGCCTTGATGCTGAGTTATCGTAATCTGATTCAATTTGCTCGTCGTAACGACATCACTTCTGCAATCAGCCCACAAGATATCAGTATCTTAGCGCGTAAGCTTTATGCTGCGTTTGAGGTCTTGCCGGGTAAAGTGACGTTGCTGAATCCGCAAATCTCACCGGATCTCCATGAGCCAGACTTGAGCTTTATTGAAGTTCGTCAGGGTCAGTCCAATAAAGCCGGTTGGTATCTGTATAAACAGCCGTTGGTTGCGCATCGTATTCTTGGTCAGCCTTCGCTTGAGCACCACGAATACTTGAGTAAGTTGGTTGCTTGGTCGTTTTTTAATGGCTTAATAACAGAGTCGACGCGTTTGCACTCTGTGGTTCGTGATGCTCATATTGATATCGATAAGTTCTATCAAATGGTCAGCGACCTGCGCAATACTTTCTCGCTGCGTAAGCGTCGTCCGAGCATGCAAGCTCTCGCAAGCCCATGTGAAATCAGCCAACTGGCGATGTTCATCAACTTTGAAAAGGATCCGACTTCTGAGTTAAGCAGTCGAGAGTTGAAAGTGGATCTGAAGAACGCTGATATCTTCAGTTTTGGTGAGGAAGGTAAGAGTTTAGTTGGCAGTGTTGATCTGGTTTATCGTAACTCTTGGCATGAAGTTCGTACGCTTCACTTCCAAGGTGATACTGCGATGCTAGACGCTTTGAAAACGGTTCTGGGGAAAATGCATCAAGATGCCTTACCGCCGGAATCTGTGGATGTATTCTGCTATAGCAAAAATCTGCGCGGTGTGATGCGTAATATGGTTTACCAATTGCTTGCTGAATGTATCGATTTGCGTTTGAAGCCAATTGAACCAGAGAAACGTCGTCGCTTTAAAGCTATCCGTTTAGCGAATAAGATGTTCGGTCTGTTCTTTGAACGTCGTGGTGTTTCGGTACAGATGCTGGAAAATTCTGTCGATTTCTACCGTAGTATCTCAAGCAATAAGTTGAAGGGTTCACCTTTATTGATGCTTGATAAAGAGCAAGAGTATCAACTACCAGAAGTGGTTGATGGTTTTGCCAGTGAGGGTTTAATCCAGTTCTTCTTTGAAGATACAGATAAAGGTTTCAATATCTATGTATTGGATGAATCGAATCAGGTAGAGGCGTATCACCAATACAACGGTGAGAAAGATGAGATGATTGCCAGCGTGAACTCTTTTTATACTTCAGTAAAAGATGAGTCGAAGTTGTCATCAAAGTTGATTAATTTCAACTTGCCTCAGTATTATCAAATCATCCATCCAGAAGAAGGCAACTCTTATGTTGTGCCTTATCGTAACGACTCTATTTTGTCTTCACGGAGTTCGAAGATAGTCAACATCTAG